In one Mucilaginibacter ginsenosidivorax genomic region, the following are encoded:
- a CDS encoding nuclear transport factor 2 family protein, whose product MNTQEVANKLVEFCREGKNLDAIDELYADDVVSHEPKGSHMELSEGKEAAIAKNQQWYDMVEEVHSGQVSDPIVSGNFFSVTMDMDVTYKGQGRSMMSEVCVYEVKEGKIVTETFFYSLPQ is encoded by the coding sequence ATGAATACACAGGAAGTAGCCAACAAGTTAGTTGAGTTTTGCCGCGAAGGCAAAAATTTAGATGCGATAGATGAACTTTATGCTGATGATGTAGTAAGCCATGAACCCAAAGGTTCGCATATGGAACTGTCGGAGGGCAAGGAAGCCGCGATAGCCAAAAACCAGCAGTGGTATGATATGGTTGAAGAGGTGCATAGCGGCCAGGTATCTGACCCGATTGTAAGCGGTAACTTTTTTTCGGTTACCATGGATATGGATGTAACCTATAAAGGCCAGGGGCGCAGCATGATGAGCGAAGTTTGTGTTTACGAAGTTAAAGAAGGCAAAATTGTAACCGAAACATTTTTTTATAGCCTGCCCCAATAA
- a CDS encoding sensor histidine kinase: MRVLIVCCIILFNVPLLNAQQLFVEKYPMNVYGAGIQSWTMAQDNQGVLYIANNDGVVKYDGLIWDLMPIANQNYVFSLGLDSKNEIFVGSYNELGYFRKDSAANYKYHTLLPLLPKTYKNLNDIRQTIVFNDEVFFNNNKNIFRYSKGRLKILNIADNWLFRLKKQLFSLSSAGLLVYKNGQFADAGFAKQIAGLHLKRIADYENGKYLLLDDNNRIWSLNPLEADSSKKIVLLTKNPVTSTKNNPVRSLIYLDMGKIAIVAEEGVYLLNKAGETVNFNSKDMLGLNLNTGFCFLDKAQNIWLGADTYITQLISSSPLSIYDNNNGLDGTILSLGKKGNDLYVGTDKALYYKNNNSTFSAIPGTETENWNMFNFGNKLYLAHRNGVFEIQGKKAIPLIHHWFIQTLGEVKNRPDCMIMGTYNTGIWLLSKEGNTWHEKKIRGFEQETRYIQQDDEGNVWISHYNKGIYKLRLNTQMDSVISTAFYDTQNGLPSTLNNRIYRLNGRIIATTTNGFYSYNKTKNRFEPDAVLGKVSQGVCIYTATQTAKGDIYFWGAPSKKEQNAGAFIKQPNGAFRLLFTPFKKIALATHGLLPVDVDAPVLAAGANQVWIGNLKRVVNYSPNQPTYYNKALPVYIKTVKAADSTIFATGAGLPQNDIPFSKNRLKFVFTSPFFEDADKILYQYQLNGFEDKWSGWSHDREVSFTNLADGDYTFFVRAKNIYGQISRTDSYSFHVNAPWFKTWWAYLLYAFTAALLFYLFGILNNGRINRQKLVLEQKVKEKTRELSDKNDEILAQSKALQESNLTKDKLFSIISHDLRGPIGQLKQTLDLVKSGSISLAELEELIPHLDENIGSAFSLTDNLLYWAKSQMDGIQVNPVLFDVMEIADENYHLFKLNTDNKHIELVNNINKSIAVYGDRDMIKLVLRNLLGNATKFTAVDGKITLGYSTKPGFVEVYVEDTGGGMSAEDIAKIFRKENFHKDGTSGEKGSGLGLSLCQDFIEKNGGKLTIQSELGKGSKISFWLKSHDKISTVK, from the coding sequence ATGCGCGTTCTGATAGTTTGCTGCATTATACTTTTCAATGTACCGCTTTTAAATGCCCAGCAGCTATTTGTTGAAAAATACCCAATGAACGTTTACGGCGCCGGCATACAAAGCTGGACCATGGCACAGGACAACCAGGGGGTGCTGTATATTGCCAATAACGATGGCGTTGTTAAATATGATGGACTCATCTGGGATTTAATGCCCATTGCCAATCAAAATTACGTGTTTTCACTGGGCCTTGATTCAAAAAACGAGATTTTTGTGGGCTCCTACAACGAGCTTGGTTATTTCAGGAAAGATAGCGCAGCTAATTATAAGTATCATACTTTATTGCCCCTGCTTCCCAAAACTTATAAAAACCTGAATGATATACGCCAGACAATAGTTTTTAACGACGAGGTGTTTTTCAACAACAATAAAAACATTTTCAGGTATAGCAAAGGCAGGCTTAAAATACTCAACATTGCCGATAACTGGCTTTTTAGATTAAAAAAACAATTGTTTTCGCTAAGCAGCGCTGGTTTGCTGGTTTATAAAAACGGCCAGTTTGCCGATGCCGGTTTTGCCAAACAAATAGCCGGCCTACATTTAAAACGAATTGCCGATTACGAAAACGGCAAATACCTTTTGCTCGACGATAACAACCGGATATGGTCGTTAAACCCGCTTGAAGCCGATAGCAGTAAAAAAATAGTGCTCCTTACCAAAAATCCGGTTACCAGCACCAAAAACAATCCGGTACGAAGCCTGATTTACCTGGACATGGGAAAAATAGCCATTGTTGCCGAAGAAGGCGTTTATCTTTTAAACAAGGCTGGCGAAACGGTAAACTTCAACTCAAAAGATATGCTGGGGCTTAACCTCAACACCGGGTTTTGTTTCCTGGATAAGGCCCAAAACATTTGGCTTGGTGCCGATACCTATATTACGCAGCTGATTTCAAGTTCGCCGCTATCTATATATGACAATAATAATGGCCTTGATGGTACCATATTATCCCTTGGTAAAAAAGGCAACGATTTATATGTGGGTACCGATAAAGCGCTTTATTATAAAAATAACAATTCAACTTTTTCTGCCATCCCGGGCACCGAAACCGAAAACTGGAATATGTTTAATTTCGGCAACAAACTATATTTAGCACATCGTAACGGGGTTTTCGAAATACAGGGCAAAAAAGCTATTCCGCTCATCCATCATTGGTTTATCCAAACCCTCGGCGAGGTAAAAAACAGGCCCGATTGTATGATTATGGGCACCTACAATACGGGCATCTGGCTTTTATCAAAAGAAGGCAACACCTGGCACGAAAAAAAGATCAGGGGCTTTGAACAGGAAACCCGCTATATACAACAAGACGATGAAGGTAATGTATGGATAAGCCACTACAATAAAGGAATCTATAAGCTCCGGCTAAATACGCAGATGGATTCGGTAATCAGTACGGCCTTTTATGATACCCAAAACGGATTACCATCAACACTTAATAATCGCATTTACCGCTTAAACGGCCGCATTATAGCCACCACCACAAATGGTTTTTATAGCTACAACAAAACAAAAAACAGGTTTGAGCCCGATGCCGTACTTGGTAAGGTAAGCCAGGGCGTTTGCATTTATACAGCTACACAAACTGCCAAAGGCGATATTTACTTTTGGGGCGCACCATCAAAAAAAGAGCAAAATGCAGGAGCTTTTATTAAGCAGCCCAATGGCGCATTCAGGCTGCTGTTTACACCGTTTAAAAAAATCGCGTTGGCTACACATGGCCTGTTGCCGGTTGATGTAGACGCACCGGTGCTGGCAGCCGGCGCCAACCAGGTATGGATTGGTAATTTAAAGCGGGTTGTAAATTACAGTCCCAATCAGCCAACTTATTACAATAAAGCCTTGCCGGTATACATCAAAACTGTTAAGGCGGCAGATTCAACCATTTTTGCCACCGGGGCCGGGTTACCGCAAAACGATATTCCGTTTTCAAAAAACAGGTTGAAATTTGTTTTCACAAGCCCGTTTTTTGAAGATGCCGATAAAATTCTATATCAATACCAATTAAACGGGTTTGAAGACAAATGGTCGGGCTGGAGTCATGACCGCGAAGTTTCATTTACCAACCTTGCCGATGGCGATTACACCTTTTTTGTGCGGGCCAAAAACATTTACGGGCAAATAAGCCGCACAGACTCCTATTCGTTTCATGTTAACGCGCCCTGGTTTAAAACATGGTGGGCGTATTTGCTTTACGCATTTACAGCCGCCCTGTTGTTTTACCTGTTTGGTATATTAAATAACGGCCGCATCAACAGGCAAAAATTGGTGCTTGAGCAAAAGGTGAAAGAAAAAACCAGGGAGTTGAGCGACAAAAACGACGAGATATTGGCCCAAAGCAAGGCACTGCAAGAGTCAAACCTAACCAAAGACAAACTTTTCAGCATCATATCGCACGATTTAAGAGGCCCAATCGGCCAGCTCAAACAAACCCTCGACCTGGTAAAATCGGGTTCGATCTCGCTTGCAGAATTAGAGGAGCTTATTCCCCATCTCGACGAAAATATTGGCTCGGCATTTAGCCTTACCGATAACCTGCTCTACTGGGCAAAAAGCCAGATGGACGGCATCCAGGTAAACCCGGTTTTATTTGACGTAATGGAAATTGCCGACGAAAACTATCACTTGTTTAAACTGAATACCGACAATAAACACATTGAGCTGGTTAACAACATTAACAAAAGCATTGCTGTTTACGGCGATAGGGACATGATAAAACTGGTACTGCGCAACCTGCTTGGCAATGCTACTAAGTTTACCGCAGTTGACGGCAAAATAACCCTGGGATACAGCACCAAACCCGGCTTTGTTGAAGTGTATGTAGAAGATACCGGGGGCGGCATGTCTGCCGAGGATATTGCCAAAATATTCCGCAAAGAAAACTTTCATAAAGATGGTACCTCGGGCGAAAAAGGCTCGGGGCTGGGGCTTTCGCTTTGCCAGGATTTTATCGAAAAAAATGGGGGTAAATTAACCATCCAAAGCGAATTGGGCAAAGGCAGTAAAATTTCTTTCTGGCTCAAAAGTCATGATAAAATAAGTACTGTCAAATAA
- a CDS encoding ABC transporter ATP-binding protein: MLKAKSIYKSYGQLQILKGVDLEVKRGEIVTIVGASGAGKSSLLNILGTLDRPDSGQLYINDIELSQLNNKNLSDFRNRKIGFIFQFHHLLAEFTALENVCIPAFIAGVSKSEAEKRAKELLNLLGLGDRVSHKPNQLSGGEQQRVAVARALINNPALIFADEPSGNLDSVNALELHELFIKLRKDFNQTFVIVTHNEDLANLSDRTVIMKDGLIVQ, from the coding sequence ATGCTTAAAGCTAAATCCATCTACAAATCATACGGGCAGTTACAGATATTGAAAGGTGTTGACCTGGAGGTTAAACGTGGCGAAATTGTAACCATTGTTGGCGCATCGGGCGCCGGCAAAAGCAGTTTGCTTAATATTTTGGGCACGTTAGACAGGCCCGATTCGGGTCAGTTATATATTAATGATATTGAGTTAAGCCAGCTTAATAATAAAAACCTGAGCGATTTCAGGAACCGTAAAATAGGCTTTATCTTCCAGTTTCATCATTTACTGGCCGAGTTTACCGCCCTGGAAAATGTGTGCATCCCGGCGTTTATAGCAGGCGTGTCAAAATCGGAGGCCGAAAAAAGGGCTAAAGAGCTGCTGAATTTGCTGGGGCTGGGCGATAGGGTGAGCCATAAACCCAACCAGCTTTCGGGCGGCGAACAGCAAAGGGTAGCCGTTGCACGGGCCCTTATCAATAATCCCGCGTTAATATTTGCCGACGAGCCGTCGGGCAACCTCGATTCGGTAAATGCGCTGGAATTGCATGAACTTTTCATTAAGTTGCGTAAGGATTTTAATCAAACCTTTGTAATTGTTACTCATAATGAGGATCTTGCCAACTTGTCTGACCGTACGGTTATTATGAAAGACGGTTTAATTGTACAATAA
- a CDS encoding HAD family hydrolase, translating into MTYKDIDKRKTAFVLELDDVLYPAKDYIYQVYYLFANMLEYVELVDAKQVISLMTDTYVAEGPEFVFDKLKDEFPVAAQYKDKFYGLFDTAKLPLKLLLYQNMLTLLQEVVVDRKKLFIVTNGKVVQQVNKIKQVEWHKLEPYLTCYLADETAPKPEPDVIHLLMQEHNLQRRDILMIGNSEVDSLCAETVGIDYISVGKFL; encoded by the coding sequence ATGACCTATAAAGATATTGATAAACGCAAAACCGCGTTTGTACTGGAGCTGGACGATGTATTATACCCGGCAAAAGATTATATATACCAGGTTTACTACCTGTTTGCAAACATGCTGGAGTATGTTGAACTGGTTGATGCCAAACAAGTAATTAGCTTGATGACAGATACCTATGTTGCCGAAGGGCCGGAGTTTGTATTTGATAAGCTTAAAGATGAGTTTCCTGTTGCAGCACAATACAAGGATAAATTTTACGGTCTTTTTGATACAGCCAAGCTGCCGTTGAAATTGCTTTTATATCAAAATATGCTTACCTTACTGCAGGAAGTGGTTGTTGACCGTAAAAAGCTATTTATTGTAACCAACGGGAAAGTTGTTCAACAGGTAAATAAGATAAAACAGGTAGAGTGGCATAAGCTTGAACCGTATCTTACCTGCTACCTGGCCGATGAAACTGCTCCAAAGCCCGAGCCAGATGTAATACACCTGTTAATGCAGGAGCATAACCTGCAACGTAGGGACATTTTGATGATAGGCAATTCGGAGGTAGATAGTTTATGTGCTGAAACCGTTGGAATTGACTACATCAGCGTCGGTAAATTTTTGTAA
- a CDS encoding alpha/beta hydrolase, protein MYKYTLSIFITIAAACNLPAQNQPIHQYKDHVFPNIDVTENLTYNPGSKPADANSYLFDLYQPKGDHSNARPLIIWMHGGGFKYGSKTAKGIKIWSTDFAQRGYVCAAINYRLSKNNPVFHFDELQKSCYYAVQDVKTAIAYFKQHHAEYHIDTNKIILAGNSAGGIIALQAAYSSNAELSRRTGVVDSTALLKPDDKAKIAGIINFWGGILDIRWLKNARIPIVSAYGSHDRILNPMHVDTGMYGSITIHHKADDLHIKNNIKVFEGFGHELQRHFNPLFDAGKPTQKRWLEAAQFAADFYYEILFKKPE, encoded by the coding sequence ATGTATAAGTATACCCTATCTATTTTCATAACTATAGCTGCCGCCTGCAACCTGCCGGCGCAAAACCAGCCTATCCATCAATATAAAGATCATGTTTTTCCGAATATAGACGTAACGGAAAACTTAACTTATAATCCCGGTTCAAAGCCTGCCGACGCTAATTCATACCTGTTTGATCTATATCAGCCCAAAGGCGACCATTCAAACGCCAGGCCTTTGATTATCTGGATGCACGGGGGTGGCTTTAAATACGGCTCGAAAACAGCCAAAGGCATCAAAATATGGAGTACTGATTTTGCCCAACGTGGTTATGTATGCGCGGCCATTAACTACCGGCTAAGCAAAAACAACCCGGTATTTCATTTTGACGAGTTGCAAAAAAGTTGTTATTACGCTGTGCAGGATGTAAAAACGGCCATAGCCTATTTTAAACAGCACCATGCCGAATACCATATCGACACCAACAAAATAATTCTTGCCGGTAATTCGGCGGGCGGCATTATAGCCTTGCAAGCCGCTTATAGCAGCAATGCCGAACTATCAAGACGTACAGGCGTAGTTGACTCGACAGCCTTACTTAAACCCGACGACAAAGCCAAAATTGCCGGCATCATTAACTTTTGGGGAGGCATTCTTGACATCCGCTGGTTAAAAAATGCCCGGATACCTATTGTAAGCGCCTATGGATCGCACGACCGTATTTTAAACCCCATGCACGTAGATACCGGCATGTATGGCAGTATCACTATCCATCATAAGGCAGATGACCTGCATATAAAAAACAACATAAAAGTATTTGAAGGTTTTGGCCACGAGTTGCAACGGCATTTCAACCCTTTGTTTGATGCCGGTAAGCCCACGCAAAAAAGGTGGCTTGAGGCAGCACAATTTGCAGCCGATTTTTACTACGAAATATTATTTAAGAAACCGGAGTAA
- a CDS encoding S41 family peptidase, with protein sequence MKKILYLTIILAAGLSACSKKKNTTTDDGILTAPTKTGTTLDLIKDSVYLYAKETYLWYDAIPDYKTFQPRGITASTDAAALTKEVDQISQYKINPATGQPYEYYAADPGSAKYSFIDDGSVSTELGGTNGDFGFSVLYQETTDLRIKYVYPGSPADNAGLKRGYQVTKINGRTSLDYDNGTNVQFVVNAVFGTDPLTMTVKKPDGTSADVSLAVATYTTNPVLTYKVFTEGTKKVGYVVFNTFTSPTNASPQLLKAFKAFTDAGVTELVVDLRYNGGGYVSTAEYLDNLIVPTAKNGSKMYTYYYNDKLQADNHPLLSAVYNIQKGDFLPANNTVNFAKNGTLNISRVFFIVTGSTASASELTINNLRPEMDVQFIGRTSYGKPVGFFAIDINKYQLYVPQFETKNSAGVGGYYAGMNPGTTDYPGKNDYDDVTKDFGDSTEVLLQHALNFIKTGTYAVSGPRVQSLGKSQTMTADQVNTMTLKLDERKFRGMVGGKKDLRHK encoded by the coding sequence ATGAAAAAAATACTTTACTTAACTATAATTTTGGCAGCCGGTTTATCCGCCTGCTCAAAAAAGAAAAATACCACCACAGATGATGGTATATTAACTGCCCCAACTAAAACAGGTACTACGCTCGATTTGATAAAAGATTCGGTTTATCTGTATGCCAAGGAAACTTATTTATGGTACGATGCCATACCCGATTACAAAACATTTCAACCGCGCGGCATCACGGCATCTACTGATGCAGCAGCACTTACCAAAGAGGTTGACCAGATATCGCAATACAAAATAAACCCTGCCACGGGCCAGCCTTATGAGTATTATGCAGCAGATCCGGGCTCGGCTAAATATTCATTTATCGATGACGGTTCGGTATCAACCGAGTTGGGTGGTACCAATGGCGACTTTGGTTTTTCGGTTTTATACCAGGAAACTACCGATTTGCGCATCAAATACGTATATCCCGGTTCGCCGGCCGATAATGCGGGGCTGAAAAGAGGTTACCAGGTAACCAAAATAAACGGCCGTACCAGCCTGGATTATGATAACGGAACAAACGTTCAGTTTGTAGTAAATGCTGTTTTTGGGACCGACCCGCTTACCATGACCGTGAAAAAGCCCGATGGCACATCTGCAGATGTTTCATTGGCCGTGGCAACTTATACCACAAACCCGGTTTTAACCTATAAAGTATTTACCGAAGGAACAAAAAAAGTGGGATACGTGGTGTTTAATACTTTTACTTCGCCAACCAATGCCAGCCCGCAACTATTAAAAGCGTTTAAGGCTTTTACCGATGCCGGTGTTACCGAGTTGGTTGTTGATTTGCGTTACAACGGCGGCGGCTATGTATCAACCGCCGAATATTTAGACAACCTGATTGTGCCAACTGCTAAAAACGGATCGAAAATGTATACTTATTACTATAACGATAAGCTACAAGCCGATAACCACCCCTTGTTGAGCGCGGTATATAATATTCAAAAAGGCGACTTTTTACCTGCAAACAACACCGTAAATTTTGCTAAAAACGGCACGTTAAATATCAGCAGGGTGTTTTTTATTGTAACAGGTTCAACAGCCTCGGCCAGCGAATTAACTATCAATAACCTGCGCCCCGAAATGGATGTACAATTTATTGGCCGTACAAGCTATGGTAAACCGGTGGGCTTTTTTGCTATAGATATTAATAAATACCAGTTATATGTGCCGCAGTTTGAAACCAAAAACTCGGCCGGCGTAGGCGGTTATTATGCAGGTATGAATCCCGGTACCACCGATTACCCAGGTAAAAATGATTATGACGATGTTACCAAGGATTTTGGCGATAGTACAGAAGTGTTATTGCAACACGCCTTAAACTTTATTAAAACCGGTACCTACGCCGTATCCGGACCAAGAGTTCAAAGCCTGGGCAAATCACAAACCATGACAGCCGACCAGGTGAACACCATGACCCTTAAATTAGACGAACGTAAGTTTAGAGGAATGGTAGGAGGTAAAAAAGACCTTCGCCATAAATAA
- the smc gene encoding chromosome segregation protein SMC, whose protein sequence is MQLTRLEIKGFKSFGDKITINFNEGVTAIVGPNGCGKSNVVDSIRWVLGEQSTKMLRSEKMDNVIFNGTKSRKAANLAEVSLTFDNTKNVLPTDYSQVTLTRKLYRTGESEYRLNDVQCRLKDITDLFLDTGIGSDSYSIIELRMIDEIITNKEGSRRNLFEEASGISKYKLRKKQTFNKLKDTEADLERVEDLLFEIEKNLKTLENQAKKTERYYRIKDQYKSLSIMLASFRIVSFSESLAKIQDQEQKQKADKGGIVAQIDTLEAALQQQKLDSITKEKNLSVQQKTTNEFVSKIRAYESEKKIKNEQLKFQQDKEARLTEELDKDKNQLNHVFYNIKRLSEEKALEDETLQTIKTRLADLKEAVDELRLQQTSARNELTEITGINTRLQNQAYKAEKDIDILQIQQQALEQESQRNMEDTTNKEVELSHFNQVVAELQNRKETLDFDYQQSLDFENKLKEQIAETDSELSLVKDTIIKESRKLDAKQNEYNLTKSMVDNLEGFPESIRFLKKNTDWAKNAPLFSDVLFCKEEYRVAIENYLEPLMNYYVVENYDEAINAIQLLSNSSRGRAHFFILENYSDINPTNPAFENAGAVSALKVIEVDKRYLNLCNHLLKDVYLVDDDKDQQINNASLPDGVVLIGKSGKFNKSRHTMAGGSVGLFEGKRIGRAKNLENLAKEIKGIENLVNTQKNKSDELQSKLSALRSSTKSTEINEQQMIINRLNTELITVKTRQEQYQTFIENSLNRKDDIARKIEGIKTEMEVLHPQLADLKAQKQIQSELLVDKQAEFNELNEYVSVQSNAFNQENIRFHQQQNKVSGLVKDLEYRDNQQENLEARIKQNSAELEKVKIAIQDNLKQSDNSDDDLLEMYEQKENLEKATQQAEQEYYQWRGIITENENEITALRRKKDNHEVIENELRDERNNLKLELNALKERLSVEFNIDIEDLPETEVPAESEQELREKAEKLKKQLDDFGAINPMAVEAYNEMNERYTFIQAQKKDLSEAKASLLATIQEIDDTAKEKFMHAFVMVRENFIKVFRSLFNDEDSCDLILTDPSHPLESDIDIIAKPKGKRPLSINQLSGGEKTLTATAILFSLYLLKPAPFCIFDEVDAPLDDTNIDKFNNIIRTFSKDSQFIIVSHNKRTIASTDVIYGVTMVEQGISRVVAVDLRELAD, encoded by the coding sequence ATGCAGCTTACCCGCTTAGAAATCAAGGGCTTTAAGAGTTTTGGAGATAAGATCACCATTAATTTTAATGAGGGTGTAACTGCTATAGTAGGCCCCAACGGCTGCGGTAAATCAAACGTTGTCGACTCTATCCGCTGGGTACTGGGCGAACAAAGCACCAAGATGCTCCGATCTGAGAAGATGGACAACGTGATATTTAACGGAACCAAAAGCCGTAAAGCTGCCAACCTTGCCGAAGTTTCCCTTACTTTTGATAACACCAAAAACGTACTGCCTACTGATTATTCGCAGGTTACCCTTACCCGCAAGCTTTACCGCACCGGCGAAAGCGAGTACCGGCTGAATGATGTGCAGTGCCGTTTAAAAGATATTACCGACCTTTTCCTGGATACTGGTATCGGGTCTGATTCCTACTCCATCATCGAACTGCGGATGATTGACGAGATCATTACCAACAAAGAAGGCTCCCGCCGTAATTTATTCGAGGAAGCATCGGGCATATCCAAATACAAACTGCGCAAAAAACAAACTTTTAATAAGCTAAAAGATACCGAGGCCGATTTGGAACGTGTGGAAGACCTGCTTTTCGAGATTGAAAAGAACCTGAAAACACTGGAGAACCAGGCCAAAAAAACCGAACGCTATTACCGCATTAAGGATCAATATAAATCATTGAGCATTATGCTGGCTTCGTTCAGGATAGTATCCTTCAGCGAATCGTTGGCAAAAATCCAGGACCAGGAACAAAAGCAAAAAGCAGATAAAGGCGGCATTGTTGCCCAGATAGATACTTTAGAGGCTGCCCTGCAGCAGCAAAAGCTGGATAGCATAACCAAAGAGAAAAACCTATCGGTACAACAAAAAACCACCAACGAGTTTGTATCGAAGATTCGCGCTTACGAAAGCGAGAAAAAGATTAAGAACGAGCAGCTAAAATTTCAGCAGGACAAGGAAGCGCGGTTGACAGAAGAGCTTGACAAAGACAAAAACCAGTTAAACCACGTTTTTTACAACATCAAACGCCTGTCGGAAGAAAAGGCGCTGGAGGATGAAACCTTGCAAACCATTAAAACCCGTTTGGCGGATTTGAAAGAAGCCGTTGACGAGTTGCGCCTGCAGCAAACATCGGCCCGAAACGAACTTACCGAAATAACCGGTATCAATACCCGCCTGCAAAACCAGGCCTATAAGGCCGAAAAGGATATCGATATTCTGCAAATTCAGCAACAAGCGCTGGAGCAGGAAAGCCAGCGTAACATGGAAGACACCACCAATAAGGAGGTAGAACTTTCGCACTTTAACCAGGTAGTTGCCGAACTGCAAAACCGTAAGGAAACTTTGGATTTTGATTACCAGCAGTCTCTCGATTTTGAAAATAAATTAAAGGAACAAATAGCCGAAACAGACAGCGAATTAAGTTTGGTAAAAGATACCATCATTAAAGAAAGCCGCAAGCTGGATGCCAAACAAAACGAATACAACCTTACCAAAAGCATGGTTGATAACCTGGAAGGTTTTCCCGAGTCTATCCGCTTTTTAAAGAAAAATACCGACTGGGCCAAAAATGCCCCCCTGTTTAGCGATGTACTGTTTTGTAAAGAGGAATACCGGGTAGCTATTGAAAACTACCTGGAGCCGCTGATGAACTACTATGTGGTTGAAAATTATGACGAAGCTATAAATGCCATTCAGTTATTGAGCAATTCGTCGCGTGGCCGTGCGCATTTTTTTATCCTTGAAAATTATAGCGACATAAACCCAACCAACCCTGCTTTTGAAAACGCGGGGGCGGTATCGGCCCTTAAAGTTATTGAGGTTGATAAACGGTACCTTAACCTGTGCAACCATCTGCTGAAAGATGTATACCTGGTTGATGACGATAAAGACCAGCAAATTAACAACGCCTCCCTGCCCGATGGCGTTGTGCTGATAGGTAAAAGTGGTAAATTCAACAAATCAAGGCATACCATGGCCGGCGGATCGGTAGGTTTGTTTGAGGGAAAAAGGATTGGCCGGGCCAAAAACCTGGAAAACCTGGCTAAAGAGATTAAGGGTATCGAAAACCTGGTTAACACACAGAAAAATAAATCCGACGAGTTGCAGAGTAAGCTATCTGCATTAAGATCATCAACCAAAAGCACCGAGATTAATGAGCAGCAGATGATCATTAACCGGCTGAATACCGAATTGATCACCGTAAAAACCCGACAGGAACAATACCAGACTTTTATTGAAAACAGCCTTAATCGTAAGGATGATATAGCCCGCAAAATTGAAGGTATTAAAACCGAAATGGAGGTGCTGCACCCGCAGCTGGCCGATTTGAAAGCCCAGAAGCAAATTCAAAGCGAATTGCTGGTTGACAAACAGGCGGAATTTAACGAGCTGAACGAATATGTATCGGTACAATCAAACGCCTTTAACCAGGAGAATATCCGTTTCCATCAGCAGCAGAACAAGGTATCGGGCCTGGTAAAAGATTTGGAATACCGCGATAATCAACAGGAAAACCTGGAAGCCCGCATTAAACAAAACAGCGCCGAACTGGAAAAGGTAAAAATTGCCATACAGGATAACCTGAAACAATCTGACAACTCCGACGATGACCTGCTGGAGATGTACGAGCAGAAGGAAAACCTTGAAAAAGCTACCCAACAGGCCGAGCAGGAATACTATCAATGGCGTGGCATCATCACCGAAAACGAAAACGAGATAACCGCCCTTCGCCGTAAAAAGGATAACCACGAGGTGATTGAAAATGAACTTCGTGATGAGCGCAATAACCTCAAGCTTGAACTCAACGCGCTTAAAGAACGCCTCTCTGTTGAGTTTAACATAGATATTGAAGACCTGCCCGAAACGGAAGTACCTGCAGAAAGCGAACAGGAACTACGCGAAAAGGCCGAAAAGCTAAAAAAACAACTTGACGATTTCGGCGCCATTAATCCGATGGCGGTTGAGGCCTATAATGAGATGAACGAGCGTTACACCTTCATCCAGGCCCAAAAGAAAGATTTGAGCGAGGCTAAGGCATCGCTGCTGGCCACCATCCAGGAAATTGATGATACCGCCAAAGAAAAATTTATGCATGCCTTTGTTATGGTGCGCGAAAACTTCATCAAAGTGTTCCGCTCGCTATTTAATGATGAAGATTCATGCGATTTGATCCTGACCGATCCAAGTCACCCGCTGGAATCGGACATTGACATTATCGCGAAGCCGAAAGGCAAACGCCCGCTGTCTATCAACCAATTATCGGGTGGCGAAAAAACGCTCACGGCCACAGCCATACTCTTTTCCCTTTACCTGTTAAAACCAGCCCCCTTTTGTATTTTTGATGAGGTTGACGCCCCGCTGGATGATACCAATATTGATAAATTCAATAACATCATTCGCACTTTTTCAAAAGATTCGCAATTCATCATTGTATCGCACAATAAACGCACCATTGCCAGCACCGATGTTATTTATGGCGTAACCATGGTTGAGCAGGGGATCTCCCGAGTAGTAGCTGTTGATTTGCGTGAACTGGCAGATTAG